One Onychostoma macrolepis isolate SWU-2019 chromosome 10, ASM1243209v1, whole genome shotgun sequence genomic region harbors:
- the LOC131547815 gene encoding rab GTPase-activating protein 1-like isoform X2, whose translation MDDKASVGKISVSSDSVSTLNSEDFVLVSGLGDETPSTNNGSDDEKTGLKIVGNGSEQQLQQELEDVLMDPSVTEMVGGPDHLGGADHGYPTTAVPSRSGPVPPKLEIVLPVQGAQESELNERSYRDEPSDLSPGTPVPDEDSVVFSKLTYLGCASVNAPRSEVEALRMVSILRSQCQMPLDVTLSVPGVSEGTVRLLDPQTSTEIANYPIYKILFCVRGHDGTPESDCFAFTESHYNAEIFRIHVFRCEIQEAVSRILYSFATAFRRSANKAQLASKAPPLTPDSDVFTFTVSLEIKEDDGKGTFSAVSKDKDRQSFKLRPGMDKKIVIYVQQTSNKELAIERYVLSSATRLSPQRGHPHPEEPRVSHYNQ comes from the exons ATGGATGACAAGGCCTCGGTGGGGAAAATTAGCGTGTCCTCCGACTCTGTCTCCACCCTCAACAGTGAGGACTTTGTCCTGGTGTCCGGCCTGGGGGACGAGACCCCCTCCACTAATAATGGTAGCGATGATGAAAAGACAGGACTGAAG atcGTGGGCAACGGCAGTGAGCAGCAGTTACAGCAGGAGCTGGAAGATGTGCTGATGGATCCTTCAGTAACTGAAATGGTGGGAGGACCGGACCATCTGGGAGGGGCCGACCATGGCTATCCCACTACAGCTGTGCCATCGCGGTCCGGCCCAGTACCCCCTAAACTTGAGATAGTGCTGCCTGTTCAGGGAGCTCAGGAGAGTGAACTCAACGAGAGATCTTACAGgg ATGAGCCCTCTGACTTGAGTCCCGGGACCCCTGTCCCAGATGAAGACAGCGTGGTGTTCAGTAAGCTGACGTATTTAGGCTGTGCATCAGTGAACGCCCCACGCAGTGAGGTGGAGGCTCTGCGTATGGTCAGCATCCTCCGCAGCCAGTGCCAGATGCCCCTGGACGTCACCCTCTCTGTGCCCGGAGTCTCAGAGGGCACCGTCAG GCTGTTGGACCCTCAGACCAGCACTGAGATTGCCAACTACCCCATTTACAAGATCCTCTTCTGTGTTCGCGGCCACGACGGCACACCAGAGAGCGACTGCTTCGCCTTTACCGAGAGCCACTACAACGCTGAGATCTTCCGCATCCACGTCTTCCGCTGTGAGATCCAGGAGGCG GTCAGCAGAATACTCTACAGCTTTGCCACAGCTTTCCGCCGATCAGCCAATAAAGCGCAACTCGCATCCAAGGCTCCGCCCCTTACGCCAGACAGCGACGTCTTCACCTTCACTGTCAGTCTGGAGATCAAAGAGGATGATGGGAAGGGCACATTTAG TGCCGTATCAAAGGACAAGGACAGACAGAGCTTCAAACTGCGGCCAGGCATGGACAAAAAGATTGTGATCTACGTCCAGCAGACGTCCAACAAAGAGCTGGCCATCGAGAGGTACGTGCTTTCCTCAGCGACACGGCTTTCTCCACAGAGGGGACATCCTCATCCAGAAGAGCCTCGCGTCTCCCATTACAACcaataa
- the LOC131547815 gene encoding rab GTPase-activating protein 1-like isoform X1 — protein MDDKASVGKISVSSDSVSTLNSEDFVLVSGLGDETPSTNNGSDDEKTGLKVISEEGVSFKIVGNGSEQQLQQELEDVLMDPSVTEMVGGPDHLGGADHGYPTTAVPSRSGPVPPKLEIVLPVQGAQESELNERSYRDEPSDLSPGTPVPDEDSVVFSKLTYLGCASVNAPRSEVEALRMVSILRSQCQMPLDVTLSVPGVSEGTVRLLDPQTSTEIANYPIYKILFCVRGHDGTPESDCFAFTESHYNAEIFRIHVFRCEIQEAVSRILYSFATAFRRSANKAQLASKAPPLTPDSDVFTFTVSLEIKEDDGKGTFSAVSKDKDRQSFKLRPGMDKKIVIYVQQTSNKELAIERYVLSSATRLSPQRGHPHPEEPRVSHYNQ, from the exons ATGGATGACAAGGCCTCGGTGGGGAAAATTAGCGTGTCCTCCGACTCTGTCTCCACCCTCAACAGTGAGGACTTTGTCCTGGTGTCCGGCCTGGGGGACGAGACCCCCTCCACTAATAATGGTAGCGATGATGAAAAGACAGGACTGAAG GTGATTTCTGAGGAAGGGGTCAGCTTTAAG atcGTGGGCAACGGCAGTGAGCAGCAGTTACAGCAGGAGCTGGAAGATGTGCTGATGGATCCTTCAGTAACTGAAATGGTGGGAGGACCGGACCATCTGGGAGGGGCCGACCATGGCTATCCCACTACAGCTGTGCCATCGCGGTCCGGCCCAGTACCCCCTAAACTTGAGATAGTGCTGCCTGTTCAGGGAGCTCAGGAGAGTGAACTCAACGAGAGATCTTACAGgg ATGAGCCCTCTGACTTGAGTCCCGGGACCCCTGTCCCAGATGAAGACAGCGTGGTGTTCAGTAAGCTGACGTATTTAGGCTGTGCATCAGTGAACGCCCCACGCAGTGAGGTGGAGGCTCTGCGTATGGTCAGCATCCTCCGCAGCCAGTGCCAGATGCCCCTGGACGTCACCCTCTCTGTGCCCGGAGTCTCAGAGGGCACCGTCAG GCTGTTGGACCCTCAGACCAGCACTGAGATTGCCAACTACCCCATTTACAAGATCCTCTTCTGTGTTCGCGGCCACGACGGCACACCAGAGAGCGACTGCTTCGCCTTTACCGAGAGCCACTACAACGCTGAGATCTTCCGCATCCACGTCTTCCGCTGTGAGATCCAGGAGGCG GTCAGCAGAATACTCTACAGCTTTGCCACAGCTTTCCGCCGATCAGCCAATAAAGCGCAACTCGCATCCAAGGCTCCGCCCCTTACGCCAGACAGCGACGTCTTCACCTTCACTGTCAGTCTGGAGATCAAAGAGGATGATGGGAAGGGCACATTTAG TGCCGTATCAAAGGACAAGGACAGACAGAGCTTCAAACTGCGGCCAGGCATGGACAAAAAGATTGTGATCTACGTCCAGCAGACGTCCAACAAAGAGCTGGCCATCGAGAGGTACGTGCTTTCCTCAGCGACACGGCTTTCTCCACAGAGGGGACATCCTCATCCAGAAGAGCCTCGCGTCTCCCATTACAACcaataa
- the LOC131547815 gene encoding rab GTPase-activating protein 1-like isoform X3, giving the protein MDDKASVGKISVSSDSVSTLNSEDFVLVSGLGDETPSTNNGSDDEKTGLKVISEEGVSFKIVGNGSEQQLQQELEDVLMDPSVTEMVGGPDHLGGADHGYPTTAVPSRSGPVPPKLEIVLPVQGAQESELNERSYRDEPSDLSPGTPVPDEDSVVFSKLTYLGCASVNAPRSEVEALRMVSILRSQCQMPLDVTLSVPGVSEGTVRLLDPQTSTEIANYPIYKILFCVRGHDGTPESDCFAFTESHYNAEIFRIHVFRCEIQEAVSRILYSFATAFRRSANKAQLASKAPPLTPDSDVFTFTVSLEIKEDDGKGTFRSVDTCFLSFIIPYIFASFLCPTQGSVNTDLHWKDLTSKKHILC; this is encoded by the exons ATGGATGACAAGGCCTCGGTGGGGAAAATTAGCGTGTCCTCCGACTCTGTCTCCACCCTCAACAGTGAGGACTTTGTCCTGGTGTCCGGCCTGGGGGACGAGACCCCCTCCACTAATAATGGTAGCGATGATGAAAAGACAGGACTGAAG GTGATTTCTGAGGAAGGGGTCAGCTTTAAG atcGTGGGCAACGGCAGTGAGCAGCAGTTACAGCAGGAGCTGGAAGATGTGCTGATGGATCCTTCAGTAACTGAAATGGTGGGAGGACCGGACCATCTGGGAGGGGCCGACCATGGCTATCCCACTACAGCTGTGCCATCGCGGTCCGGCCCAGTACCCCCTAAACTTGAGATAGTGCTGCCTGTTCAGGGAGCTCAGGAGAGTGAACTCAACGAGAGATCTTACAGgg ATGAGCCCTCTGACTTGAGTCCCGGGACCCCTGTCCCAGATGAAGACAGCGTGGTGTTCAGTAAGCTGACGTATTTAGGCTGTGCATCAGTGAACGCCCCACGCAGTGAGGTGGAGGCTCTGCGTATGGTCAGCATCCTCCGCAGCCAGTGCCAGATGCCCCTGGACGTCACCCTCTCTGTGCCCGGAGTCTCAGAGGGCACCGTCAG GCTGTTGGACCCTCAGACCAGCACTGAGATTGCCAACTACCCCATTTACAAGATCCTCTTCTGTGTTCGCGGCCACGACGGCACACCAGAGAGCGACTGCTTCGCCTTTACCGAGAGCCACTACAACGCTGAGATCTTCCGCATCCACGTCTTCCGCTGTGAGATCCAGGAGGCG GTCAGCAGAATACTCTACAGCTTTGCCACAGCTTTCCGCCGATCAGCCAATAAAGCGCAACTCGCATCCAAGGCTCCGCCCCTTACGCCAGACAGCGACGTCTTCACCTTCACTGTCAGTCTGGAGATCAAAGAGGATGATGGGAAGGGCACATTTAG aAGTGTCGACACATGCTTCCTGTCATTTATCATCCCTTACATCTTCGCCTCATTCCTCTGCCCTACACAGGGTTCTGTTAACACAGACCTGCACTGGAAAGATCTCACTTCAAAGAAGCATATCCTTTGTTGA